The Alnus glutinosa chromosome 7, dhAlnGlut1.1, whole genome shotgun sequence genome includes a region encoding these proteins:
- the LOC133873022 gene encoding uncharacterized protein LOC133873022 encodes MIPTSNGEDFTEAQEESTSSPTEYVFKANGNGALHVSTSRKGLLSDENPRRGNKDMSSIIPSRLHLLKISSSSNLASSSAKFCQIAEEKDEISRSVPSSTGLGFRERFSGVLAQKIDWQSLRTVCKEWIKNPLNMALLLWIICVAISGAILFLVMTGMLNGVLPNKSQRNTWFEVNNQIINALFTLMCLYQHPKRFHHLVLLCRWKNKDISALRKIYCKNGTYKPYEWAHMMVVVALLHLNCFAQYALCGLNLGYKRSKRPAVGVGICLSIAIAAPAIAGVYSIVSPLGREYDSEVDEEGQVQTLTNGSTQLSHLRRNSLEKRFSFALRNEHRIVEYAPKWKGGLFDVWDNISIGYLSLFCCFCVFGWNMERLGFGNMYVHIATFVLFCMAPFWIFNLAAINIDNEFVREALGLTGVVLCLFGLLYGGYWRIQMRKRFNLPANNIFCGKPAVADCTQWLFCCWCALAQEVRTADFYDIMEDKFCRKQKDENAQPPLSPLPREDGAVRFRSNPTSLPWNSSRFSKLRTENSSNYHHSPNGQLPMVQEFSAEGVDNFMKPPDLSSMQRED; translated from the coding sequence ATGATTCCAACTAGTAATGGGGAAGACTTTACTGAAGCTCAGGAAGAATCAACCTCAAGTCCGACCGAATACGTTTTTAAGGCGAATGGAAATGGAGCTCTTCATGTTTCAACATCCCGAAAGGGACTACTGAGTGATGAAAATCCTAGAAGAGGTAATAAGGACATGTCATCAATTATTCCCAGTAGATTGCACTTGTTGAAAATCAGCTCCAGTAGCAATTTAGCTTCTTCATCAGCTAAATTCTGTCAGATTGCAGAGGAAAAAGATGAAATCTCACGTTCTGTACCTTCTTCGACTGGCCTAGGTTTCCGAGAACGTTTCAGTGGGGTTCTAGCTCAGAAGATTGATTGGCAGTCTCTGAGGACAGTCTGTAAAGAATGGATAAAGAACCCGCTGAACATGGCCCTTCTTTTATGGATAATCTGTGTTGCCATTTCAGGAGCAATCCTTTTTCTCGTTATGACAGGTATGTTAAATGGTGTCCTGCCAAATAAGTCACAGAGAAATACCTGGTTTGAGGTcaataatcaaatcatcaacGCTCTTTTCACTCTCATGTGTCTGTATCAGCACCCAAAGCGATTCCACCACCTTGTGCTTCTCTGCAGGTGGAAGAATAAGGACATCTCTGCGCTCAGAAAAATATACTGCAAGAATGGTACTTACAAGCCATATGAATGGGCCCATATGATGGTGGTAGTTGCGTTACTCCATCTAAATTGCTTTGCTCAATATGCCTTATGTGGCCTTAACTTGGGATACAAACGATCCAAACGACCTGCTGTGGGTGTCGGTATCTGTCTCTCTATTGCGATTGCTGCTCCAGCAATAGCAGGTGTATACTCTATCGTAAGTCCCCTTGGGAGGGAGTATGACTCTGAAGTTGATGAGGAAGGGCAGGTTCAAACTCTTACTAATGGCAGTACTCAACTCAGCCATCTAAGGAGGAATTCTTTGGAAAAAAGATTTTCATTTGCTTTGAGAAATGAGCATAGGATTGTTGAATATGCACCTAAATGGAAAGGGGGTCTATTTGATGTTTGGGACAACATTTCCATAGGCTATCTTTCTCTTTTCTGTTGTTTTTGTGTATTTGGGTGGAATATGGAAAGACTTGGGTTTGGGAATATGTATGTTCATATTGCGACTTTTGTCCTCTTTTGCATGGCTCCATTTTGGATATTCAATTTGGCTGCCATCAACATTGATAATGAGTTTGTCAGGGAAGCTCTAGGATTAACTGGTGTCgtgctttgtttgtttggtttacTCTATGGTGGATACTGGAGGATCCAAATGAGGAAGAGATTCAACTTGCCTGCAAATAACATTTTTTGTGGAAAACCAGCAGTTGCAGATTGCACACAGTGGCTTTTCTGTTGTTGGTGCGCTCTTGCTCAGGAAGTTAGAACAGCTGATTTCTATGATATCATGGAAGATAAATTTTGCCGAAAACAGAAGGATGAGAATGCCCAGCCACCACTTTCCCCTTTACCCCGTGAAGATGGTGCGGTTCGATTCAGATCCAACCCAACTTCTTTACCTTGGAACAGCTCTAGATTTTCTAAGCTCAGGACTGAAAACTCCTCAAACTATCATCATAGTCCCAATGGGCAGCTCCCCATGGTCCAGGAGTTTTCTGCAGAAGGTGTAGACAATTTTATGAAACCGCCTGATCTTTCGTCAATGCAGAGAGAAGACTAA